In Choloepus didactylus isolate mChoDid1 chromosome X, mChoDid1.pri, whole genome shotgun sequence, a genomic segment contains:
- the LOC119522176 gene encoding peptidase M20 domain-containing protein 2-like: MEVLKLRAAERIDEAAERLGALSSAIWSEPELAYEERHAHSILTRFFEHEPPAAAWTVQPHYELPTAFRAEWEPAGGPEAPSAGPRPLHLGFLCEYDALPGIGHACGHNLIAEVGAAAALGVKGALESLLGPPPPVKVFVIVLGTPAEEDGGGKIDLIEAGAFKNLDVVFMAHPSQENAAYLPDVAEHDVTVKYYGKASHAAAYPWEGVNALDAAVLAYNNLSVLRQQMKPTWRVHGIIKNGGVKPNIIPSYSELIYYIRAPSMKELPVLTKKAEDCFRAAALATGCTVEIKGGKHDYYNVLPNKSLWKAYMENGKKLGIDFISEDAMLNSPSGSTDFGNVSFVVPGIHPYFYIGSDALNHTEQYTEAAGSQKAQFYTLRTAKALAMTALDVIFKPELLERIREDFKLKLQEEEFLNTVK, encoded by the exons atggag gtGCTGAAGCTGCGCGCTGCAGAGCGCATCGATGAGGCAGCCGAGCGGCTGGGGGCCCTGAGCAGCGCGATCTGGAGCGAGCCCGAGCTGGCCTACGAGGAGCGCCATGCCCACAGCATACTGACGCGCTTTTTTGAGCATGAGCCGCCAGCCGCCGCCTGGACGGTGCAGCCTCACTACGAGCTGCCTACGGCCTTCCGGGCCGAGTGGGAGCCGGCGGGCGGCCCGGAAGCGCCGAGCGCCGGGCCGCGGCCGCTGCACTTGGGCTTCCTCTGCGAGTACGACGCGCTGCCCGGCATCGGGCACGCCTGCGGCCACAACCTGATTGCCGAGGTCGGCGCGGCGGCCGCGCTGGGCGTAAAGGGGGCCCTCGAGAGCCTCCTCGGGCCGCCTCCGCCGGTGAAGGTGTTTG TAATTGTCTTGGGAACACCTGcagaagaagatggtggtggGAAAATTGATTTAATTGAAgcaggagcttttaaaaatcttgatgTTGTTTTTATGGCCCATCCATCCCAAGAAAATGCTGCTTATCTACCTGATGTTGCTGAACATGATGTGACTGTGAAATACTATGGAAAAGCATCTCATGCTGCTGCTTATCCCTGGGAAGGAGTAAATGCGTTAGATGCTGCTGTTCTCGCCTACAACAATCTGTCTGTGTTAAGACAACAAATGAAACCAACTTGGAGAGTTCATGGTATAATAAAAAATGGTGGTGTAAAACCCAATATCATTCCCTCTTATTCTGAATTAATCTATTACATCCGTGCGCCCTCAATGAAAGAACTTCCAGTTTTGACCAAAAAGGCAGAAGATTGCTTCAGAGCGGCAGCTTTGGCTACTGGGTGTACAGTAGAAATTAAAGGTGGAAAACATGATTACTACAATGTTCTTCCCAATAAAAGCCTATGGAAAGCTtatatggaaaatggaaaaaagctGGGAATCGACTTCATTTCAGAAGATGCAATGTTGAATAGCCCATCAGGATCTACTGATTTTGGAAATGTTTCTTTTGTGGTCCCTGGAATTCATCCATACTTTTACATCGGCTCTGACGCCCTGAATCACACTGAACAATATACTGAAGCTGCAGGATCACAAAAAGCTCAGTTCTACACTTTGCGTACAGCCAAAGCTCTGGCAATGACAGCATTGGATGTTATTTTTAAGCCAGAGTTgctagaaagaatcagagaggacttcaaattaaaacttcaagaaGAAGAGTTcttaaatacagtaaaataa